One Blastocatellia bacterium DNA window includes the following coding sequences:
- a CDS encoding GHKL domain-containing protein → MLKNIKNTELKAISYQIQDVKKTWDLAISFSKAAESERVIVVAKDITKLVELQESLRRSEIMSALGSLVAGVAHEVRNPLFSMSATLEAFEEDFPEHPEYKEYLDILHSELNRLTQLMKDLLEYGKPASQKLLPSTINLVITEAIKFCEHLASQKKVQIDLQISNNLPQILLDETRLVQVFQNLLDNAINHSPKNSKVIIIVSVLAEDDKNWLKIIVQDSGPGFSQEDLLKIFDPFYSRRPGGTGLGLPIVQKIVEQHKGKVFADNNPKGGAEVSVLLPVINEGKKINVKK, encoded by the coding sequence ATGCTAAAAAATATTAAAAACACTGAACTAAAAGCTATTTCTTATCAAATACAAGATGTTAAAAAAACTTGGGATCTTGCTATTAGTTTTTCCAAAGCAGCAGAGTCTGAGCGAGTAATTGTTGTAGCCAAAGATATTACTAAATTAGTAGAGCTACAAGAATCTTTGCGTCGTAGTGAAATAATGTCTGCTCTAGGTTCACTTGTTGCTGGAGTTGCTCACGAAGTCCGCAACCCGCTTTTTAGTATGAGTGCGACGCTAGAAGCTTTTGAAGAAGACTTTCCAGAACATCCAGAATATAAAGAATATTTAGATATTTTACATAGCGAGTTAAACCGGCTAACTCAATTAATGAAAGATTTGCTAGAGTATGGAAAACCTGCTAGTCAAAAGCTTTTGCCTAGCACAATTAATTTAGTTATTACAGAAGCAATTAAATTTTGTGAACACTTAGCAAGCCAAAAAAAAGTACAAATAGATCTTCAAATATCAAATAATTTGCCACAAATTTTACTAGATGAAACTCGGCTTGTACAAGTCTTTCAAAATCTGTTAGATAATGCTATTAATCATTCTCCTAAAAATTCTAAAGTAATAATTATAGTAAGTGTTTTAGCAGAAGATGACAAAAATTGGTTAAAAATAATTGTCCAAGACTCTGGGCCAGGATTTAGTCAAGAAGATTTACTAAAAATTTTTGACCCATTTTATTCTCGTCGTCCAGGTGGTACGGGCCTAGGCTTGCCTATAGTTCAAAAAATTGTTGAACAACACAAAGGCAAAGTTTTTGCTGATAATAATCCTAAAGGCGGTGCTGAAGTAAGTGTTTTACTTCCAGTAATTAATGAGGGAAAGAAAATAAATGTCAAGAAATAA
- a CDS encoding PAS domain S-box protein gives MKNEKIPKKAIQEHRQLLADIYYDHSFRLLVQSVKDYAIYMLDKNGYVISWNDGAENIKGYKASEIIGKHFSCFYTLEDQEKDLPQFGLDTAVKEGHFEREGWRLRKDGSKFWANVNISPVRNEVGQLIGFAKVTRDMTEKKRLIEEQEQLQISVEAVAQELQLTFTAIESPIIILDNTWKIVRLNKAAEELAKEQTQNKIIGFNLKDLSSYQPWKQILDCLKNAKKY, from the coding sequence ATGAAAAACGAAAAAATACCTAAAAAAGCTATTCAAGAACACCGACAACTATTAGCAGATATTTACTATGATCATTCTTTTCGCTTGCTAGTGCAAAGTGTTAAGGATTATGCCATTTATATGCTGGATAAAAATGGTTATGTAATTAGCTGGAATGATGGGGCAGAAAACATCAAAGGCTATAAGGCTTCAGAGATAATAGGCAAGCATTTTTCTTGTTTTTACACACTAGAAGATCAAGAAAAAGATTTACCTCAATTTGGCTTGGACACAGCAGTAAAGGAAGGCCATTTTGAAAGAGAAGGCTGGCGGCTACGCAAGGATGGTTCAAAGTTTTGGGCAAATGTAAATATTTCTCCTGTTAGAAATGAAGTAGGCCAATTAATAGGATTTGCTAAAGTTACCCGTGATATGACGGAAAAAAAACGTCTAATTGAAGAACAAGAGCAATTACAAATTTCTGTTGAAGCTGTTGCACAAGAATTACAATTGACTTTTACCGCTATTGAATCACCAATTATTATTTTAGACAATACTTGGAAAATAGTTCGACTTAATAAAGCAGCCGAAGAACTAGCTAAAGAACAAACTCAAAATAAAATTATTGGGTTTAATCTAAAGGATTTATCAAGCTATCAACCTTGGAAACAAATTTTAGATTGTCTTAAGAATGCTAAAAAATATTAA
- a CDS encoding YbjN domain-containing protein: protein MEFKSKAQKACYEKIKPWIEELFKEIVVADKFIPLFSIPFRSAITHIIVNPWYDDAVITTRAYVVYGANLTPELLYFLLRKNVAMRFGAFGIDEDGEIIFEHNIVGSTCDKEELNASVIEVMRMSNKYDDEIVNKWGGQRAIDLIKQPFIV from the coding sequence ATGGAGTTTAAGTCAAAAGCTCAAAAAGCATGTTATGAAAAAATTAAACCATGGATTGAAGAACTATTTAAAGAAATTGTTGTAGCAGATAAATTTATCCCTCTATTTTCTATTCCTTTTCGTTCTGCAATTACTCATATAATAGTTAACCCATGGTATGATGATGCGGTAATTACTACTAGAGCTTATGTAGTCTATGGAGCTAACTTAACACCAGAGCTACTGTATTTTTTACTAAGAAAAAATGTAGCTATGCGTTTTGGAGCTTTTGGAATTGATGAAGATGGAGAAATAATTTTTGAACATAATATTGTTGGCTCAACTTGCGATAAGGAAGAATTAAATGCTTCTGTAATAGAAGTAATGAGAATGTCAAACAAATATGATGATGAGATTGTAAATAAATGGGGTGGACAAAGGGCAATAGATTTAATTAAACAACCTTTTATAGTGTAG
- a CDS encoding TetR/AcrR family transcriptional regulator has protein sequence MTTNRPSLNKPISQVNRPSLNKPLTEVIAAGPTADKYESILLAAIRVFARNGFFNSKVADVAKDAGVADGTVYLYFKNKEDLLISIFNYIIDEAIETARKELTLLTAPDEQIRKLAHLHLNLMGRDENLAKVFQVELRQLKFMEQFSTTKLSIYFEFIRTAVDRGQQLGVFRTGINSQIAAKVLYGALDEMVTNWILSKKEYNLSDMADPVVDIFLNGVKK, from the coding sequence ATGACTACCAACAGACCTTCGTTAAATAAACCTATATCTCAGGTTAATAGACCTTCGTTAAATAAACCTCTTACAGAGGTAATTGCCGCTGGCCCAACGGCAGACAAATATGAATCTATTCTTTTAGCAGCAATTAGAGTTTTTGCTAGAAATGGATTTTTTAATTCTAAAGTAGCCGATGTTGCTAAAGATGCTGGTGTTGCAGATGGCACAGTTTATCTTTATTTCAAAAATAAAGAAGACCTACTTATTTCCATTTTTAATTACATAATAGATGAAGCCATTGAAACTGCTCGTAAAGAACTAACCTTATTAACTGCACCTGATGAACAAATTCGTAAATTAGCACACTTACATCTTAACTTGATGGGGAGGGATGAAAACCTAGCTAAAGTATTTCAAGTAGAACTGCGGCAATTAAAATTTATGGAGCAGTTTTCTACAACAAAATTAAGTATTTATTTTGAGTTTATACGCACAGCAGTTGACCGAGGACAACAGCTAGGAGTTTTTCGTACAGGTATTAACTCACAAATTGCGGCAAAAGTCCTTTACGGCGCGTTAGATGAGATGGTGACTAACTGGATTTTAAGTAAGAAAGAATATAATCTATCAGATATGGCTGATCCTGTTGTTGACATCTTCTTGAATGGAGTAAAAAAATGA
- a CDS encoding AMP-binding protein, with protein MSATAISEIKTFPGKPSTLVQVLHHALDNFSKKAAFHYKQGGKWKSVSYGEVAMRIRHTALGLHKLGIVHGDRISLMAESSVDWVVADFGSLATGAADVPIYPTLTAKQAAYIIRDSGSQIIFISNEGQLKKVLEVIDELPELKKLSSLVITMRVYLKTQT; from the coding sequence ATGAGTGCAACCGCAATAAGTGAAATAAAAACTTTTCCCGGCAAACCCTCGACCCTCGTCCAAGTCTTGCACCATGCTTTAGACAATTTTAGTAAAAAAGCAGCATTTCACTACAAGCAAGGTGGAAAATGGAAAAGTGTCTCCTATGGTGAGGTAGCAATGCGTATTCGCCATACAGCATTAGGGCTTCATAAATTAGGAATAGTTCATGGCGATAGAATTTCTTTAATGGCTGAAAGCTCTGTAGACTGGGTTGTTGCTGACTTTGGTTCGCTAGCAACTGGAGCCGCAGACGTTCCTATTTATCCAACTTTAACAGCAAAACAAGCCGCTTATATTATTAGAGATAGCGGATCACAAATAATCTTTATTTCTAATGAAGGACAACTTAAAAAAGTCTTAGAAGTTATTGATGAACTTCCTGAACTAAAAAAATTGTCGTCTTTGGTGATTACAATGCGAGTTTATTTAAAAACCCAAACCTAG
- a CDS encoding long-chain fatty acid--CoA ligase produces the protein MGQTLDKEQPKLYEQITGKIQAKDLATLIYTSGTTGEPKGVILTHWNLTFNVINTSDESLIFSDEDCSLSFLPFSHVFERAVVYSLIYLGIPMHLSESIEAVGANLLEVRPTIMTSVPRMFEKIMGKITEQGMMAGFPKANIVRWAVDIGRQWARLYHKGDDIPLTLDLQYKLAKALFYDKLYHEKMGGRVRLFLSGGAPLADDIAYFFLAMNITILQGYGLSETSPVISMNSPKENRVGSVGKVVKNVEVKIAEDGEILVRGPNILQGYYNKPTETANAFEDEWFKTGDIGKFDKDGFLYITDRKKELLKTSGGKYLAPQPIESALKGSIYVSQVMLVGDNRKFPSVLIVPNWETMENYAKANGISYSSRKELCTNAKILDMMLKEVTRLTPDLAQYEKIKKVALIENEFSIENGELTPTLKVKRRIIEEHYKDVIEKMYEGGKD, from the coding sequence ATGGGTCAAACTCTCGATAAAGAACAACCTAAACTTTATGAACAAATAACTGGCAAAATACAAGCTAAAGATCTAGCAACATTAATTTATACATCTGGCACTACTGGCGAACCAAAAGGAGTAATTCTTACTCATTGGAATTTAACTTTTAATGTAATCAATACATCTGATGAAAGCTTAATTTTTTCCGATGAAGATTGCTCGCTTTCCTTCTTGCCTTTTTCACATGTTTTTGAACGCGCAGTTGTTTATAGCCTTATTTACCTTGGTATTCCTATGCACTTATCAGAAAGTATTGAAGCAGTTGGAGCAAACCTTTTAGAAGTACGCCCAACTATTATGACTAGTGTGCCAAGAATGTTTGAAAAAATAATGGGCAAAATTACTGAACAAGGTATGATGGCAGGCTTTCCTAAAGCTAATATTGTTCGCTGGGCAGTTGATATTGGCCGACAATGGGCGCGTCTTTATCACAAAGGTGATGACATACCATTAACACTAGATTTGCAGTACAAATTAGCTAAAGCTCTTTTCTATGACAAACTTTACCATGAAAAAATGGGGGGTCGTGTCCGTCTGTTTCTTTCAGGTGGTGCGCCGCTTGCAGACGATATTGCTTACTTTTTTTTAGCTATGAATATTACCATTCTGCAAGGCTATGGTCTTAGTGAAACATCTCCAGTAATTTCTATGAATTCTCCTAAAGAAAATCGTGTTGGCAGCGTAGGAAAAGTTGTTAAAAACGTAGAAGTTAAAATAGCTGAAGATGGCGAAATTCTGGTTCGTGGGCCAAATATTCTACAAGGCTATTACAATAAGCCTACAGAAACCGCTAATGCCTTTGAAGATGAATGGTTTAAGACTGGTGATATAGGTAAGTTTGACAAAGATGGATTTCTCTACATCACAGATCGTAAGAAAGAACTCTTAAAAACCAGTGGTGGTAAGTATTTAGCTCCTCAACCAATTGAAAGCGCGTTAAAAGGTAGCATCTACGTTTCTCAAGTAATGCTTGTAGGTGATAATCGCAAGTTTCCTTCCGTGCTAATTGTGCCTAATTGGGAAACAATGGAAAATTATGCTAAGGCTAATGGGATTTCCTATAGCTCGCGTAAAGAGCTTTGCACTAACGCAAAAATACTAGACATGATGCTAAAAGAAGTTACCCGACTTACACCAGATTTAGCACAGTATGAGAAGATTAAGAAAGTAGCTTTGATTGAAAATGAGTTTAGTATTGAAAATGGTGAACTTACACCAACGCTAAAAGTTAAACGCCGAATAATCGAAGAACATTATAAAGATGTTATAGAAAAGATGTATGAGGGTGGAAAAGATTAA
- a CDS encoding acyl-CoA dehydrogenase family protein: MAKKVSKVKGGSFLTEEKKPSEIFTPEDFSEEQRAIAKTTRDFIMGEVYPNRNEIENKNMDMLTSLLRKAGEIGLLSFDIPEKYEGLGLDKVCSMLVAENLAPGGGSFAVSHGGHTGIGTWPIIYFGTEAQKKHYLPKLATGELLAAYALTEPHSGSDALAAKTRAVLSEDGKYYTLNGTKMWITNAGFADVFVTFAKVDGEKFSGFIIEKSFPGVSTGGEEHKMGIKGSSTRTLELNDAKVPVENLLGEIGKGHLIAFNVLNMGRFKLGAGCVGGAKAALKDAIAYANERHQFNKPISSFGAIKQKLAEMAIRAYAVESAVYRTAGLIDQALEGVDADDNAGILKGIEEFAIECSAMKVYGTEMLDFVVDEMVQVYGGYGYSEEYPAAVAYRDSRINRIFEGTNEINRLLIPGMLLKKAMKGELPIMAAAKQLMEELLSFPSMDEDEDGVLAEEQKLVRNAKKVVLMVAGAAAQKYMQTISDQQELLMGVANIIMETYAMESALLRTLKYVAANSEEKADLRIEATRTFISDAMDRIEITARPLLAAVAEGDMLRTQIAALKRFTRHTPHNTIVSRQRIANAMIESGKYLF, translated from the coding sequence ATGGCTAAAAAAGTAAGTAAAGTCAAGGGCGGTAGCTTTTTGACTGAAGAAAAAAAACCATCTGAAATCTTCACTCCAGAAGATTTTTCAGAAGAACAACGTGCGATTGCAAAAACAACTCGTGATTTTATAATGGGTGAAGTTTACCCAAACCGCAATGAAATCGAAAATAAAAACATGGATATGCTGACTTCACTGCTACGTAAGGCGGGAGAAATTGGACTACTATCCTTTGATATTCCAGAAAAATACGAAGGTTTAGGACTAGATAAAGTTTGCTCCATGTTAGTAGCAGAAAACTTAGCTCCCGGCGGTGGTTCTTTTGCTGTTTCTCATGGTGGTCATACCGGTATTGGCACTTGGCCCATTATCTACTTTGGTACAGAAGCACAAAAGAAACACTATTTACCAAAACTTGCTACAGGTGAATTATTAGCTGCTTATGCTTTAACAGAACCTCATTCCGGTTCAGACGCACTTGCAGCTAAAACTAGAGCCGTGCTTTCAGAAGATGGTAAATACTACACTCTTAATGGAACAAAGATGTGGATTACCAATGCTGGTTTTGCAGACGTTTTTGTAACTTTTGCTAAAGTTGATGGAGAAAAATTCTCTGGCTTTATTATAGAGAAATCCTTCCCTGGTGTTTCTACTGGCGGTGAAGAGCATAAAATGGGTATTAAAGGCTCATCCACTCGTACATTAGAGCTAAATGATGCAAAAGTGCCTGTAGAAAACCTACTAGGCGAAATTGGAAAGGGCCATCTTATTGCATTTAATGTATTAAATATGGGTAGATTTAAGCTAGGTGCTGGTTGTGTTGGTGGTGCAAAAGCAGCATTAAAAGACGCTATTGCTTATGCTAATGAACGTCATCAATTTAATAAACCTATTTCCTCATTTGGTGCTATTAAACAAAAATTAGCTGAAATGGCAATTCGTGCTTATGCAGTAGAAAGTGCTGTTTATCGTACTGCTGGACTAATTGACCAAGCCCTAGAAGGCGTTGATGCAGATGATAACGCTGGCATTTTGAAAGGTATTGAAGAATTTGCTATTGAATGCTCTGCAATGAAAGTCTATGGCACGGAAATGTTAGATTTTGTTGTAGATGAAATGGTTCAAGTCTATGGTGGTTATGGTTATTCTGAAGAATATCCAGCCGCAGTTGCTTATCGTGATTCTCGTATTAACCGTATTTTTGAAGGTACAAATGAAATTAATCGGTTGTTAATTCCTGGAATGCTTCTTAAAAAAGCTATGAAAGGCGAATTACCGATTATGGCAGCAGCAAAACAATTGATGGAAGAGCTACTTTCCTTCCCATCAATGGATGAGGACGAAGACGGCGTATTAGCAGAAGAACAAAAACTAGTTCGTAATGCTAAAAAAGTTGTTTTAATGGTTGCTGGTGCTGCGGCTCAAAAATATATGCAAACAATTTCTGATCAACAAGAATTGCTAATGGGTGTTGCAAACATTATTATGGAAACCTACGCTATGGAAAGTGCTTTACTACGTACACTTAAATATGTAGCAGCAAACAGCGAAGAAAAGGCAGACCTAAGAATTGAAGCAACACGCACATTTATTAGTGATGCAATGGATCGTATTGAAATAACTGCTCGTCCACTGCTTGCAGCAGTTGCTGAAGGCGATATGTTGAGAACTCAAATAGCAGCATTAAAACGCTTTACTCGTCATACTCCTCACAATACTATTGTGTCACGTCAAAGAATTGCTAATGCAATGATCGAAAGCGGCAAATATCTTTTCTAA